Proteins encoded within one genomic window of Acinetobacter sp. YWS30-1:
- the gspG gene encoding type II secretion system major pseudopilin GspG: MVVIVILGVLAALIVPNVMGRGEKAKVDTTVIKLQSIAGSLDQYKLDNGKYPSMQEGGLDALVNQPATAKNWLPGGYVKGGYPKDSWDNDLQYVIPGTNGRAFDLYSFGADGQAGGEGTDADIYYQP; the protein is encoded by the coding sequence ATGGTGGTTATTGTTATTCTCGGTGTGCTTGCGGCCCTAATTGTTCCAAATGTAATGGGACGCGGTGAAAAGGCTAAAGTGGATACCACAGTCATCAAATTGCAGAGTATTGCGGGTTCACTGGATCAATATAAGCTGGACAATGGCAAATATCCAAGCATGCAGGAAGGTGGTCTAGATGCACTGGTAAATCAGCCGGCAACAGCGAAGAACTGGCTGCCAGGTGGCTATGTGAAAGGGGGTTATCCGAAAGACAGCTGGGATAATGACCTGCAATATGTGATTCCAGGAACCAATGGTCGTGCTTTTGATTTGTACTCTTTTGGTGCCGATGGACAGGCAGGTGGCGAAGGAACTGATGCTGATATTTATTACCAACCTTAA
- the lnt gene encoding apolipoprotein N-acyltransferase: MRAYFDKLLNPAQQQKQLALIYPVLIALFAGAIFSLALAPYHYWWLAILSPALLYACVRGRSAKQAFGIGWAYGIGLWFVGAFWLYTSIHVYGDTSAFLSVIMILIMAIVMGLFTALQTFIYRRFFPETPLTFAPLWVIFEWAKTWVFTGFPWLFAGYAFTELYLDAYAPLFGVFGVSFVVIVLACALVEILSKRVFWIVPSALLLLGAWGAAQLTFVQEKNQKPLTVSLIQGNIPQDLKWLTEYQVKTLLIYANLSKTEWGRDLIVWPESSIPMFQTDIEPFLDAMKVQAEKSGTAWVTGIPFWDLAESQEAGTPKYYNSIMATGDESSGLYKKQRLVPFGEYIPLSGALSWVLPALQNDPSVSGFSRGADIQKPLNVKNHPLGAAICYEVAYPNLTRRNASQSDFLVTVSNDAWFTGTAGPQQHLQMVQMRAKENGRWFIRATNTGVTAFIDHNGHIVKRAPMDKEAILRGELPAMQGETLYMKLSDWPVLIFSVLLLLLGWRFRPRKVDISFKSRR, translated from the coding sequence ATGAGAGCATATTTCGATAAGCTATTAAATCCAGCCCAGCAGCAAAAGCAGCTAGCCTTAATTTATCCTGTATTGATTGCCTTATTTGCCGGCGCTATTTTTAGCTTGGCACTGGCACCTTATCATTACTGGTGGCTGGCAATTCTGTCTCCTGCTTTATTGTATGCTTGCGTCCGTGGTCGTAGTGCGAAACAGGCCTTTGGGATTGGCTGGGCTTATGGGATTGGATTGTGGTTTGTGGGTGCATTCTGGCTCTATACCTCTATTCATGTGTATGGCGATACCAGTGCTTTCCTGAGCGTAATCATGATCCTGATCATGGCGATTGTCATGGGACTGTTTACTGCGCTTCAGACTTTTATTTATCGTCGCTTTTTCCCGGAAACCCCCCTTACCTTCGCCCCACTTTGGGTGATCTTTGAATGGGCCAAAACCTGGGTATTTACCGGTTTCCCATGGCTCTTTGCAGGTTATGCTTTTACTGAGCTCTATCTGGATGCCTATGCGCCTTTATTCGGTGTATTTGGGGTGTCCTTTGTAGTGATTGTTCTAGCTTGTGCGCTGGTTGAAATTTTAAGTAAACGGGTCTTCTGGATCGTTCCTTCTGCACTCTTGTTATTGGGTGCTTGGGGCGCAGCACAACTGACTTTCGTGCAAGAAAAAAATCAAAAGCCGCTCACTGTTTCTCTGATTCAGGGCAATATCCCCCAGGACCTGAAATGGTTAACTGAATATCAGGTAAAAACCCTGCTGATCTATGCCAATCTGAGCAAGACCGAATGGGGACGTGACCTGATTGTCTGGCCAGAATCTTCGATTCCGATGTTCCAGACTGATATCGAACCTTTCTTGGATGCCATGAAAGTTCAGGCAGAAAAATCTGGAACAGCTTGGGTCACAGGTATTCCGTTCTGGGATCTGGCTGAGTCACAGGAAGCAGGCACGCCAAAATATTACAATAGCATCATGGCCACTGGTGATGAGTCGAGTGGACTTTATAAGAAGCAGCGTCTGGTGCCTTTTGGAGAATATATTCCACTCTCTGGCGCACTCAGTTGGGTACTTCCAGCTCTGCAAAACGACCCTTCGGTAAGTGGTTTTTCGCGTGGTGCGGATATCCAGAAACCATTAAATGTGAAAAACCATCCTCTAGGTGCGGCAATTTGCTATGAAGTGGCTTATCCAAACCTGACTCGTCGTAATGCAAGCCAAAGCGATTTTCTGGTGACCGTATCTAATGATGCCTGGTTTACCGGCACTGCCGGTCCACAGCAACATTTACAGATGGTGCAAATGCGGGCCAAGGAAAATGGTCGCTGGTTTATTCGTGCCACCAATACCGGGGTAACCGCGTTCATCGACCACAATGGTCATATTGTGAAACGTGCACCTATGGATAAAGAAGCTATACTCCGCGGTGAGCTCCCCGCCATGCAGGGTGAAACGCTCTATATGAAACTCAGCGACTGGCCAGTGCTGATTTTCTCCGTATTGCTCTTATTGCTGGGCTGGCGCTTCCGTCCACGTAAAGTGGATATCAGCTTTAAGTCGAGAAGATAA
- a CDS encoding HlyC/CorC family transporter codes for MHEESGPSWGMRGLRKWLGTAPETRDELLKLVQDSRRFLEPDTVAMLEGVLDLPATKIREVMTPRTSMISLQEDDQLLEILHVLVESAHSRFPVFSSDQPDNVVGILLAKDLLPFLTEPSSKVDIRALMRQPLFVPESARSDQVLRMLKNTQTHIAVVIDEYGTTSGLVTLEDILEEIVGEIEDEHDIADEEAQYIVPDQDPKTANTWVVQALTPIEHFNNMLDANFSDDEVETMGGLLLQEIGLVNDLEGQTIELENWQFTILEADSRSIRLIRAVRQ; via the coding sequence ATGCACGAGGAATCAGGCCCGTCGTGGGGTATGCGCGGCTTACGTAAATGGCTGGGAACTGCACCCGAAACTCGCGACGAACTGCTAAAATTAGTACAAGATTCACGTCGATTTTTAGAACCCGATACTGTTGCAATGCTGGAAGGCGTATTGGATCTGCCGGCTACCAAAATTCGTGAAGTCATGACGCCAAGAACGTCCATGATTAGCTTGCAGGAAGATGACCAACTTCTCGAAATTCTGCATGTTTTAGTTGAATCTGCGCATTCGCGATTCCCTGTGTTCTCATCGGATCAACCGGATAATGTGGTTGGTATTTTGCTGGCCAAAGATCTGCTTCCTTTCCTGACCGAGCCTTCTTCCAAAGTCGATATTCGTGCCTTGATGCGTCAGCCGCTGTTTGTGCCGGAAAGTGCACGTTCGGATCAGGTTCTACGTATGCTGAAAAATACCCAGACTCATATTGCGGTAGTGATTGATGAGTACGGTACAACTTCAGGCCTGGTGACATTAGAAGATATTCTCGAAGAAATTGTGGGTGAAATTGAAGACGAACATGATATCGCGGATGAAGAAGCACAATATATTGTTCCGGATCAAGACCCGAAGACAGCCAATACCTGGGTAGTACAAGCGCTGACACCAATCGAGCATTTTAACAATATGCTAGATGCCAATTTCTCCGATGATGAAGTTGAAACCATGGGCGGTTTGTTATTACAAGAAATCGGTCTAGTAAATGATTTGGAAGGTCAGACGATTGAACTGGAAAACTGGCAATTTACCATTCTTGAGGCAGATTCACGTTCTATTCGTTTAATTCGAGCTGTGCGCCAATGA